In a genomic window of Thalassophryne amazonica chromosome 12, fThaAma1.1, whole genome shotgun sequence:
- the LOC117521832 gene encoding 5-beta-cholestane-3-alpha,7-alpha-diol 12-alpha-hydroxylase-like has protein sequence MGLLLLILLSLLAALIGGLYLLGAFRQRQPGEPPLDKGLIPWLGHVLEFRRDTCKFLERMRIKHGNIFTVQLGGHYITFLQDPLLFGPFVKESREKLDLNSFAKILIKRVFGYKSEDGDKKILETSSHKHLKGDGLEVMTQAMMTNLQNLMLHNIGSATDQSSWKEDGLFMYCYNIVFRAGYLSLFGNEPHTPEGTVDKAKEKDRVESEVLYHEFRKYDQFFPELAYSVLPPRTKMEAEKLKSYFWDALAVQKIREKDNVGGWVWDNQQGRREKGMKDSMISRYMFVLLWASQGNTGPSSFWLLLFLMKNPEAMAAVKEEVDKVLKETGQEARRDGPLINLTRDMLMKTPVLDSAVEETLRLTAAPVLIRAVVKNMTFKVADGQEYWVRKDDRVAIFPYSAVQLDPEVHPDPHSFKYDRFLNPDGSKKTDFYKDGKKVKYYNMPWGAGVSMCPGRFFATNELKLFIFLMLAYFEFELETPDQAIPDIDRKRFGFGTMQPTKDVRFRYRFRF, from the coding sequence ATGGGACTGCTGCTGCTGATCCTGTTGTCTTTGCTTGCTGCTCTGATCGGAGGTTTGTACCTTCTTGGTGCATTTCGTCAACGCCAACCTGGGGAACCCCCATTGGACAAAGGGCTCATCCCTTGGCTGGGTCATGTCTTAGAATTCCGCAGGGACACCTGTAAATTCCTTGAACGGATGAGGATAAAGCATGGGAACATCTTCACAGTCCAGCTGGGAGGACATTACATCACATTCCTTCAAGACCCGCTGTTGTTTGGACCTTTTGTTAAGGAGAGTCGAGAAAAGCTGGACTTAAACAGTTTTGCCAAGATTCTGATAAAAAGAGTCTTTGGCTATAAGTCTGAAGATGGTGATAAGAAAATTCTGGAGACTTCCAGCCACAAGCACCTGAAGGGAGATGGACTGGAGGTCATGACACAAGCCATGATGACAAATCTACAGAACTTGATGTTGCACAATATTGGCTCAGCGACGGACCAAAGCAGCTGGAAAGAAGACGGGCTGTTTATGTACTGTTACAATATTGTTTTTCGGGCTGGTTATTTATCTCTGTTCGGAAATGAGCCACACACACCCGAGGGAACTGTAGACAAAGCCAAAGAGAAAGACAGAGTGGAATCGGAGGTTTTGTATCATGAGTTTCGTAAATATGACCAATTCTTCCCTGAGCTGGCATACAGCGTCCTTCCACCAAGAACAAAGATGGAGGCAGAGAAGCTAAAGTCATATTTCTGGGATGCTTTAGCAGTGCAGAAAATAAGGGAAAAGGACAACGTTGGTGGCTGGGTGTGGGACAATCAGCAGGGAAGACGGGAAAAAGGTATGAAAGACTCGATGATAAGCCGATACATGTTTGTGCTCCTTTGGGCCTCTCAGGGAAACACGGGCCCTTCATCATTCTGGCTGCTCCTCTTCCTTATGAAGAACCCTGAAGCCATGGCAGCTGTAAAGGAGGAAGTTGACAAAGTCCTGAAGGAAACAGGGCAGGAAGCCCGCCGCGATGGTCCTTTGATCAACCTGACCCGTGACATGTTGATGAAGACACCAGTCCTGGACAGTGCTGTAGAAGAGACCCTCCGCCTCACCGCTGCACCAGTCCTCATCAGGGCGGTTGTTAAAAATATGACCTTTAAAGTGGCTGATGGTCAGGAATACTGGGTTCGCAAAGATGACAGAGTGGCCATCTTTCCTTACAGTGCAGTTCAACTTGACCCAGAGGTCCATCCTGATCCACATTCATTCAAATACGACCGCTTTCTGAATCCAGATGGGAGCAAAAAAACTGATTTCTACAAAGACGGGAAGAAAGTGAAGTATTACAACATGCCCTGGGGTGCCGGGGTCTCCATGTGTCCTGGGCGCTTTTTTGCCACTAATGAGCTGAAACTGTTCATTTTCCTCATGTTGGCATATTTTGAGTTTGAACTGGAAACTCCTGATCAGGCGATACCTGATATTGACCGCAAACGATTCGGTTTTGGTACCATGCAGCCCACCAAAGATGTCAGGTTTCGATACAGATTCAGGTTTTAA